The Anoplolepis gracilipes chromosome 17, ASM4749672v1, whole genome shotgun sequence genome window below encodes:
- the LOC140675306 gene encoding esterase OVCA2: MTAAESNKSKLRILALHGYMQSDVIFSGKLGSLRKGFKKEIDFTFIKAPHKVPSNNEENIDENGYGWWFNTEDHVFKATVPSELCVGFDDSTALIEKIFAEQGPFDGILGFSQGAAFVSILCAMMKRKILQIEFNFAIMISGFKSLCAPHAKYYDEKIDVPSLHIYGENDQVIPTVMAEHISCLFPNKKEIRHEGGHYIPSKKDIYRDFIMEMLANKNL, from the exons ATGACAGCCGCCGAATCAAACAAATCAAAATTAAGG atattagcATTACATGGATATATGCAATCTGATGTGATCTTTAGCGGCAAGTTGGGATCATTAAGAAAgggatttaaaaaagaaatagactttacatttataaaagcaCCACATAAAGTTCCAtcaaataatgaagaaaatatagatgaaAATG GATATGGATGGTGGTTTAACACAGAGGATCATGTATTTAAAGCCACAGTACCAAGTGAATTATGTGTAGGATTTGATGACAGTACAgctttaatagaaaaaatatttgcagaaCAGGGTCCTTTTGATGGTATATTAGGTTTCTCACAAGGAGCTGCTTTTGTCAGTATACTATGTGCtatgatgaaaagaaaaa TCTTACAGATTGAATTCAACTTTGCTATTATGATATCTGGATTCAAGTCACTATGCGCACCtcatgcaaaatattatgacGAAAAGATAGATGTACCTTCCTTACACATTTATGGAGAGAATGATCAAGTCATTCCAACAG taatggCAGAACATATTAGTTGTCTTTTTccaaataagaaagaaatacgACACGAAGGTGGACATTATATACCAAGCAAGAAAGATATCTACAGGGATTTTATAATGGAAATGCtagcaaataaaaatctataa
- the Mora gene encoding cysteine and histidine-rich domain-containing protein morgana, whose protein sequence is MSRETDLLLCYHRGCGKKFDPNDNKDDDCVHHPGYPVFHDAYKGWSCCNKKCTDFTEFLNIKGCTKSKHSNEKPPEPEKPAVDKSKVDEVIEVFSKPMQNGISLQRPAFDVPQLTLSPTISPALLEQIKGLTAIETDKPTDDKVQIGQNCQNNSCKESYKGITSDEETCHYHPGVPIFHEGMKYWSCCQKKTTEFSVFLEQPGCTQGRHIWFSKNTGRKAQCRMDWHQTGSYVVVSIYVKKYLPNRSVIKLNPIHLTVDLFLIEENSRYNLDIELRGIVNIEQSSVNMLPSKVEIKLKKAEVGSWSKLDIPREAEPKISESKENVTTLNTQIEAVDLSDL, encoded by the exons ATGTCGCGGGAGACAGATTTGTTGCTTTGTTATCATCGCGGTTGTGGAAAGAAATTCGATCCAAACGATAACAAGGACG ACGATTGTGTTCATCATCCTGGATATCCAGTGTTTCACGATGCTTACAAGGGATGGTCTTGCTGCAACAAAAAGTGTACAGACtttacagaatttttaaatattaagggTTGCACAAAATCAAAGCACTCAAATGAAAAGCCACCGGAACCAGAAAAACCAGCTGTTGATAAATCCAAAGTTGACGAAGTAATAGAGGTTTTTTCTAAACCTATGCAGAATGGAATATCTTTACAAAGACCTGCCTTTGATGTTCCTCAACTCACGCTGTCGCCAACGATATCTCCTGCCCTGTTAGAACAAATTAAAGGATTGACAGCTATAGAGACTGACAAACCAACAGATGACAAAGTACAAATAGGACAAAATTGTCAAAACAATTCGTGTAAAGAGTCTTACAAAGGGATTACTTCTGATGAAGAAACTTGTCATTATCATCCAGGAGTACCTATATTTCATGAAGGGATGAAATATTGGTCCTGTTGTCAAAAGAAGACAACagaattttctgtatttttggAGCAACCAGGCTGTACACAAGGCAGACACATATGGTTTTCCAAg aatacagGAAGAAAAGCTCAATGTAGAATGGATTGGCATCAAACTGGATCATACGTAGTTGTTtctatatatgtgaaaaagtATCTGCCTAATCGGTCTGTCATCAAATTAAATCCTATTCATCTGACTgtagatttatttcttatagaaGAAAACTCAAGATATAATCTTGATATAGAATTGAGAGga attgtgAACATTGAGCAAAGTAGTGTAAATATGTTGCCAAGCAAAGtagaaatcaaattaaaaaaagctgAAGTTGGATCATGGTCGAAATTGGATATTCCTAGAGAAGCAGAGCCGAAAATTTCTGAAAGCAAGGAAAACGTTACCACTCTTAATACACAGATTGAAGCTGTGGATCTTAGCGATCTTTAA
- the Elob gene encoding elongin-B has product MDVFLMIRRKKMTIFTDAKDDTTVLELKKMIEGILKVSPANQQLFNKDYVLMSDNKALQDYGLTSLSAKAQNPGLVGLALRQPDGQFETLEMTPFSLPPDLPDVMKSQENNGQEQSP; this is encoded by the exons ATG gatgtatttttaatgatcAGGCGAAAGAAAATGACAATATTTACCGACGCGAAAGATGATACTACAGTTCTCGagcttaaaaaaatgatcgaaG GCATACTTAAGGTATCTCCGGCAAATCAACagctatttaataaagattacgtTCTAATGTCTGATAACAAGGCGTTACAAGATTATGGATTGACATCATTGTCTGCAAAGGCTCAAAATCCTGGATTAGTTGGTTTAGCTCTACGTCAACCAGATGGTCAATTTGAAACTTTGGAAATGACACCATTTTCATTACCGCCAGATCTCCCTGATGTTATGAAATCTCAAGAAAATAATGGGCAAGAACAATCTCCTTGA
- the Fbxl4 gene encoding F-box/LRR-repeat protein 4 — translation MTTHHDHNKEISKKEADRSKFDVTEQFVDSVYSFSSQYGNNISICYTALNIIGPPSKFPRYGDFPQAFAMRTYGLWWDKSPSRSIDYMPQNNPDVVSQDYIDIEYRESVYPISVSIYELYNPGSVIAIWAQNCYGQWFQLWNGPPQIVTQQSRLFSPPLRLCNFKTKMLRLEFNHSLLDYYTELDAVLLIGTLEMRFPKDASNKRNLSDLLQETHFQHDFNDIPDNLTSHYEKPEHNIKYLKATLNEYYSTYESNIPENLKGVLIHDFEQIYYSIPPIEEGLSKIQQFLMKDISRFVDNVEISSNESKELCGKFSMLPTETILKILKNLDLKSLYRISRVNKYFYNLALDPLLYTSLNLKPYCHSFNVRTLYNLSLRCKYLKKLDLSWCGNHGMLSSKCVKSFLNEHGSLLTHLRLNCCIYVDDSVIYEIAITCKNLKELCLRNCQCIQDYGFKYLANLEFLERLDLYRTYIQTETLCKILQKNRWLRHLNIAGTFQDKINVDIVALELGRSCPYLESIDFWKAQTLTSHGINALAACINLREVDFSWCSSMSGHGETLVKLFSSCQLLEKIFLASFRGLTDRDLKGLIQCKHLKQLDLLGTLSLTPEICHEILSSCPKLELMDLSFCDSINNFYIENLRKEFPHVAIKRIMDHVH, via the exons ATGACAACTCATCATGatcataataaagaaatatcaaagaaaGAAGCCGATAGATCAAAATTCGATGTTACAGAGCAGTTTGTAGATAGTGTTTATAGCTTTAGTTCTCAGTATGGCAATAATATCAGTATATGTTATACCGCTCTTAATATCATTGGACCACCTAGCAAGTTTCCAAGGTACGGAGATTTTCCACAAGCATTTGCCATG AGAACTTATGGATTATGGTGGGATAAATCACCTTCAAGATCAATTGATTATATGCCACAGAATAATCCAGATGTTGTGAGTCAAGATTATATTG ATATTGAATATCGTGAGTCAGTATATCCAATTAGTGTCtctatatatgaattatataatcctGGAAGTGTAATTGCTATCTGGGCACAAAATTGTTACGGTCAATGGTTTCAACTATGGAATGGACCACCTCAGATTGTAACTCAACAATCAAGATTATTCTCTCCACCTTTGCGATTGTGTAACTTTAAAACCAAAATGTTAAGACTGGAATTTAACCATAGCTTACTGGACTATTATACAGAGTTGGATGCTGTGTTACTTATCGGTACATTAGAAATGAGGTTTCCCAAAGATGCATCAAACAAACGGAACTTATCTGATTTATTGCAAGAAACTCATTTTCAACATGATTTCAACGATATTCCAGATAATTTAACATCACATTATGAAAAACCAgaacataatataaagtacCTAAAAGCAACATTGAATGAATATTATTCTACGTATGAaag taACATTCCTGAAAATCTAAAGGGCGTGCTAATACATGACTttgaacaaatttattattccatACCACCTATTGAAGAAGGATTAAGTAAAatacaacaatttttaatgaaagacATATCAAGATTTGTGGACAATGTTGAAATTTCTTCAAATGAATCTAAGGAATTATGTGGCAAATTTTCTATGCTTCCT ACTGAAACGATActaaagatattaaagaatttagatTTGAAATCACTATATCGTATATCTAGAGTAAATAAGTATTTCTATAACTTGGCACTAGATCCCTTACTCTATACAAGTTTAAACTTAAAACCATATTGCCATTCTTTTAATGTACGTACATTGTATAACTTATCACTgagatgtaaatatttaaaaaagttggaTCTTTCATGGTGTGGTAATCATGGAATGCTTTCCTCTAAATGCGTTAAAAGTTTTCTCAATGAACATGGCAGTCTTCTAACGCATTTACGGTTAAATTGCTGTATATACGTTGACGATTCTGTCATTTATGAAATAGCaataacatgtaaaaatttgaaag aattatgcTTACGCAATTGTCAGTGCATACAAGATTATGGATTCAAGTATCTTGCAAATCTTGAATTTCTTGAGCGTTTAGACCTTTATAGAACATATATACAAACTGaaactttatgtaaaatactACAGAAGAATCGATGGTTGCGTCATTTAAATATAGCAGGAACATTTCaagacaaaataaatgtagataTAGTCGCATTGGAATTGGGAAGATCTTGTCCGTATTTGGAAAGTATAGATTTTTGGAAGGCACAGACTCTTACGTCACATGGTATTAATGCTCTAGCTGCTTGTATAAATCTAAGAGAAGTGGATTTCAGTTGGTG taGTAGCATGTCTGGTCATGGCGAAACAttggtaaaattattttcttcttgtcAACTGTTGGAGAAGATCTTTTTAGCCAGTTTTCGAGGACTCACGGATCGCGATTTAAAAGGATTGATACAGTGCAAACATCTAAAACAGTTGGACTTGTTAGGCACCCTATCTCTGACACCAGAAATATGtcatgaaattttatcaagTTGCCCCAAATTGGAATTAATGGATCTCAGTTTTTGTGAtagcatcaataatttttacatcgaGAACCTGCGAAAAGAGTTTCCGCATGTAGCTATTAAGAGAATAATGGACCATGTTCATTga